In a single window of the Palaemon carinicauda isolate YSFRI2023 chromosome 10, ASM3689809v2, whole genome shotgun sequence genome:
- the LOC137647962 gene encoding uncharacterized protein, with protein sequence MDVKPLIDSAIKQGLTGTQIDEFVHRQLKLQIEYDEIRKKADEEREERVAKRELDKLERERKKADEERKHELELLKLKSSPDYTPDPNPIVDPLRSSLPKIPPFDETVDEIDLYIDRFERLAKFYKWKEDDYSMLLGTLLRGRALKIYCSLSSDIVNNFVSLKKALLKAFHINSNVYRRKFRDSIIDTDESFVQFNCKLGQYFDKWLELADVEKNYESVRDFMIFDQMLSSCSHDLRSFLLEQSLQNSCQLAESADRYLVAHGMKKCRKSNDKIPSKPHAKPLADNISKSPKVSNSVTKSDSNVKCHHCGEVGHIRPNCPVYKLNKKSDKVVPKIGVVLGREEKLHNCVTDTDGKIFDQSVEIVFDTGCNTVVVRDTLVPLNYPRGRKVKVYDYLGRPLYLNTVHTIVESKFFSGKVKAIVAPIRCADVIIGLIPGLKHNVDAGLSLINGDEFVSDRNVNVNVVTRAKAKDKVKERPMSSNLESLDKEYGLNSDEFSEYQKECPSLASIRKLLDNEESVTLKCRTVKYVNVGDLIYRKCLESSKPEDVGKLQLVVPVQYRNIIMKLAHESLLAGHFSSRKTVDKIMQKFYWPRASLDIHRFCKSCHSCQKFSSKPKKVPLVPMPIVNEPFSRIAIDLVGPITPCTKKGHKYILTVIDMATRYPEAVALRNIDTVSVAEALMEIFCIVALQAEVQPVIAITDNNCCELPSRDEDSGNYNFCESLSSDKINDLEGLLKSFTDVMSDTPGRTKTISHNIKLQSDEPIRAKNYPIPLSLLDEFNKEVDRMIDMDIIQPSTSDYCSPVVIVRKPNGSIRLCVDFRALNKYSEFDAEPMPSINDDLHKMNGAKYLTELDLSHLVKSPILMLPDVEKKFYLRTDASYHGLGAVILQDHDGVFKPVCYAAAIGSWDQVARDSANSLGSPSRQETAGQTPVAIDSSTGQSLEYSVQNQGNTRVAGDKSTCRR encoded by the exons atggatGTTAAACCATTAATTGACAGTGCAATTAAACAAGGCCTTACTGGTACTCAAATTGATGAATTTGTACATAGACAGTTAAAGCTTCAGATAGAATATGACGAGATCCGAAAGAAAGCagacgaagaaagagaagaaagagtcgcaaagcgtgagttagataaactagagagagagagaaagaaagcagacGAGGAGAGAAAACATGAATTAGAGTTACTTAAATTGAAATCTAGTCCTGATTACACTCCAGATCCTAATCCCATTGTTGATCCCTTAAGGTCTTCTTTGCCTAAAATTCCACCATTTGACGAGACCGTAGACGAAATAGACTTGTACATAGATCGCTTTGAGAGATTAGcgaaattttacaaatggaaagaagaTGATTATTCAATGTTATTGGGAACTCTATTGCGTGGTAGAGCTTTGAAAATTTATTGTAGCTTGTCTAGCGATATTGTCAATAACTTTGTATCACTTAAGAAAGCTCTGCTTAAAGCTTTTCACATAAATTCCAATGTATATCGAAGGAAGTTTAGAGATTCTATTATTGATACTGACGAAAGTTTTGTACAGTTCAATTGTAAATTGGGACAATATTTTGACAAGTGGTTGGAACTTGCAGATGTAGAGAAAAATTATGAATCTgttagagattttatgatttttgATCAAATGTTATCTAGTTGTTCTCATGATCTTCGTTCATTTTTGCTAGAACAGTCACTTCAGAATTCATGTCAACTTGCTGAGAGTGCAGATAGATATCTAGTTGCTCATGGTATGAAGAAATGCCGTAAGAGTAATGATAAGATTCCCTCTAAACCTCATGCTAAACCTCTTGCTGATAATATTTCAAAGTCTCCTAAAGTTTCGAATTCGGTAACTAAATCTGATTCTAATGTTAAATGTCATCATTGTGGTGAAGTTGGTCATATTCGTCCTAATTGCCCTGTgtacaaattaaataagaaatctgaTAAAGTAGTGCCTAAAATAGGTGTAGTACTTGGCCgtgaagaaaaattgcataatTGTGTAACTGATACCGATGGAAAGATTTTTGACCAGTCAGTTGAGATAGTTTTTGATACTGGGTGCAATACCGTGGTTGTTAGAGATACATTAGTACCTTTAAATTATCCTCGTGGCAGAAAAGTGAAAGTTTATGACTATCTTGGTAGACCTTTGTACCTAAATACAGTGCATACAATTGTTGAGTCTAAATTCTTTTCTGGTAAAGTTAAAGCTATTGTTGCCCCCATACGTTGCGCAGATGTCATTATTGGTCTTATACCTGGACTTAAACATAATGTTGATGCAGGTTTAAGTTTAATAAACGGTGATGAGTTTGTTTCTGATCGTAACGTTAACGTTAATGTTGTAACGAGAGCAAAAGCTAAGGATAAAGTAAAGGAGCGTCCTATGTCTAGTAATCTTGAATCTTTGGATAAGGAATATGGTCTTAATTCTGATGAATTTAGTGAGTATCAAAAAGAATGTCCTTCACTTGCTAGTATCCGTAAGTTGCTTGATAACGAAGAAAGTGTAACCTTAAAATGTCGGACAGTTAAGTACGTAAATGTTGGAGATTTAATATATCGCAAGTGTCTTGAAAGTAGTAAACCTGAAGATGTGGGAAAATTACAGTTAGTTGTGCCAGTTCAGtaccgtaatataataatgaagttAGCACATGAGTCTTTGTTGGCGGGACACTTTTCATCTCGTAAGACTGTAGATAAGATCATGCAGAAATTCTATTGGCCAAGGGCAAGCTTAGATATACATAGATTTTGTAAATCTTGTCATTCgtgtcaaaagttcagcagtaaaCCAAAGAAAGTACCTTTAGTGCCAATGCCCATTGTGAATGAACCTTTTTCACGTATTGCTATTGATCTAGTTGGTCCTATCACTCCTTGTACTAAGAAAGGTCATAAGTATATTCTTACGGTGATAGATATGGCTACTCGGTATCCCGAAGCAGTTGCTTTACGCAATATTGATACAGTTTCTGTAGCGGAGGCATTAATGGAGATATTTTGTATAGTTG CTCTTCAAGCTGAAGTACAGCCTGTTATTGCCATTACTGACAATAATTGTTGTGAATTGCCATCAAGAGATGAAGACTCTGGTAATTataacttttgtgaatctttgtcatCTGATAAAATTAATGATCTTGAAGGTTTATTGAAGTCATTTACAGACGTCATGAGTGATACACCTGGTCGTACTAAGACTATTTCTCATAATATAAAATTGCAAAGTGATGAACCAATCAGAGCTAAGAATTACCCAATTCCTTTAAGTTTGCTCGATGAATTCAATAAGGAGGTAGATAGAATGATTGATATGGATATTATTCAACCTTCAACTTCTGATTATTGTTCACCCGTTGTTATTGTACGGAAACCTAATGGAAGTATACGTTTATGTGTTGATTTTAGAGCTCTTAATAAATATTCTGAATTTGATGCAGAACCGATGCCTAGTATAAATGacgatttacataaaatgaatggcGCTAAATATTTGACTGAATTAGACCTAT CTCATCTTGTAAAATCTCCTATCTTGATGTTGCCTGATGTAGAAAAGAAGTTTTATTTGCGAACAGATGCGTCTTATCATGGTTTGGGTGCTGTTATATTGCAGGATCATGATGGTGTGTTTAAACCAGTTTGCTATGCag ctgcaataggtagctgggaccaggtagccagagactctgccaactccctgggatctccctcacgtcaggaaacggcggggcagacaCCAGTCGCAATTGACAGTAGCAccggccagtctctggaatacagtGTCCAAAATCAAGGtaacactcgagtcgcaggtgacaagagcacctgcagacgataa